A region of Allocoleopsis franciscana PCC 7113 DNA encodes the following proteins:
- a CDS encoding stage II sporulation protein M, translated as MNIRRWIARREPNWQRLDALLRQVEKKGLKSLKASEIRELASLYRSVSADLARARTNQVGNILVQNLQQLTSRSYSQIYQGSRRQEWQAVMEFGRWGFPTIVQETLGYTVMATAIFLLGVLIAWWFSWQDPMFMSLIVPESLIEKVRDRHELWMGSILGQEPVASSNIMINNISVSFRAVAGGITAGVFTVFVLVFNGLLIGAIATLVGQNNLAYPFWAFVFPHGSLELPAIFFAGGAGLLIARGILFPGQYTRVEALKFYGYKAAQLVFGIVPMLIIAGTIEGFYSPSPVVPNPLKYLAGVGLFTLLVIYCSRKKPAEYTSS; from the coding sequence ATGAATATTAGGCGCTGGATTGCGCGGCGGGAACCAAACTGGCAAAGATTAGATGCTCTCCTTAGACAAGTGGAGAAAAAAGGACTGAAGTCGTTGAAAGCATCTGAAATTAGGGAACTTGCTAGCTTATATCGCTCAGTTTCGGCTGATTTGGCAAGGGCGCGCACTAACCAAGTGGGCAATATTCTAGTGCAAAACTTGCAACAACTCACTTCCCGTAGCTATAGCCAGATTTATCAAGGTTCGCGCCGTCAGGAATGGCAGGCGGTGATGGAGTTTGGTCGTTGGGGCTTTCCGACTATAGTACAAGAAACCTTAGGCTATACGGTTATGGCGACAGCGATTTTTTTGCTGGGGGTACTTATTGCCTGGTGGTTTTCCTGGCAAGATCCCATGTTTATGTCCCTGATTGTTCCTGAATCATTGATTGAGAAGGTGCGCGATCGCCACGAATTATGGATGGGTTCTATTTTGGGCCAAGAACCTGTGGCATCTAGCAATATTATGATTAATAACATATCTGTAAGTTTTAGAGCTGTTGCTGGTGGGATTACGGCGGGAGTTTTTACCGTCTTTGTCCTAGTTTTCAACGGCCTCCTGATTGGTGCGATCGCCACATTAGTTGGACAAAATAACTTAGCTTATCCCTTCTGGGCATTTGTATTCCCTCACGGTTCCCTGGAATTACCCGCGATTTTTTTTGCGGGTGGCGCTGGTTTACTAATCGCTAGAGGAATACTATTTCCGGGTCAATATACCCGTGTCGAGGCGCTAAAATTTTATGGTTACAAAGCGGCTCAGTTAGTGTTTGGCATTGTCCCGATGCTGATTATTGCCGGTACAATTGAGGGTTTTTACTCACCCAGTCCAGTGGTGCCCAACCCTCTCAAATATCTAGCGGGAGTCGGATTATTTACCCTATTAGTCATCTATTGCAGCCGCAAAAAGCCTGCTGAGTACACCTCATCCTAA
- a CDS encoding DUF760 domain-containing protein produces MSNLPHQLPKFFDSDSMGGDGLWQYIQSLHPEAIAQLSQPSLEAAKVIENNIIGMLGTLPSEAFDVTVTTSREYLGQLLVAAMIGGYFLHNAEQRLTFEQSMQMAENK; encoded by the coding sequence ATGAGCAATCTGCCACATCAATTACCAAAGTTCTTCGATAGCGACTCAATGGGTGGCGATGGGCTTTGGCAATATATACAATCGCTGCATCCTGAAGCGATCGCTCAACTTTCACAGCCTTCCTTGGAAGCCGCCAAGGTAATAGAAAATAACATCATCGGAATGCTAGGAACTTTACCTTCAGAAGCCTTTGATGTGACGGTTACGACAAGTCGTGAATACCTAGGGCAACTTTTAGTGGCAGCGATGATCGGCGGATACTTTTTACACAATGCTGAACAGCGTTTAACGTTTGAACAATCCATGCAGATGGCTGAAAACAAATAA